A genomic stretch from Telopea speciosissima isolate NSW1024214 ecotype Mountain lineage chromosome 7, Tspe_v1, whole genome shotgun sequence includes:
- the LOC122669458 gene encoding pentatricopeptide repeat-containing protein At4g16835, mitochondrial, with translation MSLRITRNHPFAFFSVVLQKTRKQNASLSTFTLPNPNSRQHSDLPERTHLVPTDNIATSTPSSGKSLVFDQHRLSDVVSANKIIMNYIRAGDLDSALCVFENMTIRTTITWNSMLASYSKTPGKLKEARQLFDRIPQPDVVSFNTMLACYFRNSDIETARIFFNIMPVKDPASWNTMISGLSQNGKMNEARELFLVMPEKNIVSWSAIISGYIEAGYLELAVELFQQAPVKSVIAWTAMITGFMRSGKIESAEELFAEMPARNLVTWNAMIAGYVENSDSEGGLKLFRRMVEEGIKPNPSTICSVLLGCSNLSALQLGKQVHQLIHKSPLYLHTTVGTSFLSMYCKCGDLEDAKKLFTEMPRKDVVSWNAMISGYAQHGFGGKAIQLFDVMKGKGIKPDWITFVAVLSACNHAGLVDLGIQYFNSMESCYGIEAKLDHYTCMVDLLGRAGLLDKAVDLIKKMPYSAHSAIFGTLLGACRIHKNLELAEFAAKNLLDLDPTNAAGYVQLANAYAAVKKWDHVARVRQLMKDSKVVKTPGYSWIEVGSEVHEFRSGDRVHPKLASIHEKLDELERRMKLAGYVPDLDSALHDVREEQKEMILSRHSEKLAIAFGLMITPSGTQIRVFKNLRVCGDCHTATKYISEIEGREIIVRDTVRFHYFRNGRCSCGDYW, from the coding sequence ATGTCCCTCCGAATTACCAGAAACCATCCCTTCGCCTTCTTCTCTGTTGTCTTACAAAAAACCAGAAAGCAAAATGCTTCCCTCTCGACCTTCACATTACCAAATCCAAATTCCAGACAACATTCTGATTTGCCAGAAAGAACCCACTTGGTTCCCACCGATAACATAGCAACATCAACACCGTCCTCCGGGAAATCTTTAGTCTTCGATCAACATCGGTTAAGTGACGTTGTTTCAGCGAACAAGATTATCATGAACTACATCCGAGCAGGTGATTTGGACTCTGCACTCTGTGTATTCGAGAACATGACAATTAGAACAACGATTACTTGGAATTCCATGTTGGCTTCGTATTCTAAAACGCCTGGGAAATTGAAGGAGGCACGCCAATTGTTCGATCGCATTCCTCAACCAGATGTCGTCTCATTTAATACCATGTTAGCATGTTATTTTCGTAACTCTGATATTGAAACTGCTCGGATCTTTTTCAACATAATGCCAGTTAAAGACCCGGCATCATGGAACACGATGATCTCTGGTCTCTCGCAGAATGGGAAGATGAATGAAGCTCGTGAACTCTTTTTAGTTATGCCAGAGAAGAATATTGTCTCCTGGAGTGCCATTATTTCGGGTTATATTGAGGCTGGGTATTTGGAGTTGGCAGTGGAATTGTTTCAGCAAGCTCCTGTCAAGAGTGTGATTGCTTGGACAGCAATGATTACTGGGTTTATGAGGTCTGGGAAGATTGAATCAGCAGAGGAGTTATTTGCAGAGATGCCTGCAAGGAATTTGGTGACTTGGAATGCCATGATTGCTGGTTATGTTGAGAATTCTGACTCTGAGGGTGGCTTGAAGCTTTTCAGGAGGATGGTCGAGGAGGGAATCAAGCCAAATCCGTCTACCATCTGCAGTGTTTTGTTGGGTTGTAGTAACTTATCCGCATTGCAATTGGGTAAGCAGGTACATCAACTTATCCATAAATCACCACTGTATCTTCATACGACTGTTGGGACTTCATTCCTTAGTATGTATTGCAAATGTGGGGACTTAGAGGATGCGAAGAAGTTATTTACTGAGATGCCCCGTAAAGATGTTGTTTCATGGAATGCAATGATTTCTGGGTATGCCCAACATGGCTTTGGTGGGAAAGCAATTCAGTTGTTTGATGTGATGAAGGGTAAGGGAATCAAGCCAGATTGGATCACCTTTGTTGCAGTTTTGTCAGCCTGTAACCATGCAGGATTAGTAGATCTTGGAATCCAGTATTTCAATTCTATGGAAAGCTGCTATGGAATTGAAGCCAAGCTGGATCACTATACATGTATGGTTGATCTGCTTGGTCGAGCTGGTTTGCTAGACAAAGCCGTAGATTTGATAAAGAAAATGCCTTACAGTGCACATTCTGCCATATTTGGTACCCTTTTGGGCGCTTGTAGAATCCACAAGAACTTGGAATTGGCTGAATTTGCTGCCAAAAACCTGCTTGATCTTGATCCAACTAATGCCGCAGGTTACGTTCAACTTGCCAATGCCTATGCTGCTGTGAAAAAGTGGGATCATGTTGCAAGGGTTCGCCAATTAATGAAGGACAGTAAGGTTGTGAAGACACCTGGGTATAGTTGGATTGAGGTAGGAAGTGAAGTTCATGAGTTCAGATCGGGAGATAGAGTTCACCCAAAATTGGCTTCTATACATGAAAAATTAGATGAGCTGGAGAGGAGGATGAAGCTAGCAGGGTACGTGCCAGATCTTGATTCTGCTTTGCATGATGTAAGGGAGGAGCAAAAGGAGATGATATTGTCAAGGCACAGTGAAAAATTGGCAATTGCTTTCGGGCTGATGATTACACCTAGTGGCACTCAAATACGGGTATTCAAAAACCTTCGAGTCTGTGGGGATTGTCACACTGCCACCAAGTACATCTCTGAAATTGAAGGGAGGGAAATTATTGTTAGGGACACAGTGAGATTCCACTATTTTAGAAATGGGAGATGCTCCTGCGGTGACTATTGGTGA
- the LOC122669281 gene encoding protein GAST1-like, giving the protein MFKTSLATATKHKHKHSGLTQAECPNACQYRCSKTAYKKPCMFYCQKCCYTCRCVPPGTNGNKQVCPCYNNWKTKKGGPKCP; this is encoded by the exons ATGTTTAAGACTAGTCTGGCTACTGCAACAAAG CATAAGCACAAGCACTCAGGTCTCACACAAGCAg AGTGCCCAAATGCATGCCAATACAGATGTTCAAAGACTGCCTACAAGAAGCCATGCATGTTCTACTGCCAGAAGTGTTGCTACACGTGTAGATGTGTTCCTCCTGGTACTAATGGTAACAAACAAGTTTGTCCTTGTTATAACAACTGGAAGACCAAGAAAGGAGGCCCTAAATGTCCTTAA